In Juglans microcarpa x Juglans regia isolate MS1-56 chromosome 1S, Jm3101_v1.0, whole genome shotgun sequence, the genomic stretch aaaataacaaaaaaggaaCATATGAGATAAACAAACTAAGCATAGTTTGTATATAAAGTAGGAAATGACGGATGAAGTGAACTGATAATGAATCTGGTGCATTTGCGCGCGCACCCACACACATGCATACATCTAtagtatataaatatctatAATTAAGAAAAGCAAGCACATGTTATTAACTCCTAAAGATGTCCTTTTTCTCCCCACATAAATTAAGGTTAAAAGTAGGAAACTAGCACTTTTCAACCAATTTGTCTTGCATGGTAGCAACAAcagtaaaataacaaaaaaagaacacaTGAGATAAACAAACTAGGCATAGTTCTCTCATACGGTTAGAACCCAAAATACCATTTCTTTCAAGCTTCATTAAGCATCGCTTTCTTCGTTTATCAAATGTAGCcaacataaataaaaccaaaagaataaaataaaattccattaTTTCAACGAAGAAAGCGCGTATacatcacaaaaagaaaaaaaaaataaagataccGGGCCGATACGCATTGACATTGGCACCGAGCTCTATCAAAGTTTTTGCAACATTATGAAGCTCCGGATTCAAACATGCGGCAATCAAAGGGTTTTTTCCATTCCAGTCAATCCACTGAACCGAAGACCACAACAATCAGTACCGGTTACagatattttccaaaattaccACCAATAACGATGAAAACTATGATCGAATTGTTTTGTTTTCGAGGAAGTACCTCGAGGCCTGCACCTTCTCTGTAAAGGGCTTTGATGCTCTCAGCGTTGCCATAACTGACTTGCTGGTAGAGTAGCTCATCCTTGGATTGCTTTTGTCCCATTGTTAAAACAACAGCGTGAAATCACAGtttttgaaggaaaattaaatagattttcCAGGAAAGTAAACGGATCCTGAAGTACAGAGATTATTACACCGAGAACTAACAGGATTTCTACAGagcaaaatgttttttttttttttttcaattcaaacatttttaaaaatttttaaatatttattttaaaaaaaactcattaaaaacactactttaaaataataataataataataatcggATGGGAATGTAGTTGAAATAATGGATTTTGGACACATCAGAGATCGGTGGGTAGTTAGCTGGTGTTATTGAGTGGTTCGTTTCATGGGGCCTATGCCCAATTGCCCACCGATACAATTAGTTGAGGTCCATCTCTAGTCTCGACTCTTTCTGGCCTTTCActtctctaattaattaattaattaattaatgcatgtCTTTTCGATATTGGTGTTgtcacctactttttaatatttcataattatttcattGCTTATCATTTAggtattatttgtgaattttacTATATTTCAGTCATTAATGGCCTTTTCATTTCGTAtctaacagtttttttttttttttttgaagtgtgAGACATTTTTCATATGACGTGGATGTGGAATAGTGATTATtctaaatagtttttttttttaaataataataataataataaaggaataaaacaaatgtgGAACATGCCTCCTGCATTCAAGAGGTCAGGGATGCAATTAAACGATACTGGCATTACAATAAGAAGATAGTCTTTGGAATCCAGAAATACCAGATTCAAATGTGGAAGATAGCTGCATCTACCAACACCTCAGGGGATTTGCTGTTCAATGATGCACACAATACACATACTTCAGTCTTGGATAAAACAACACGAACAGGATTTACAATGGCATTGTGAAAATCCTAGGAAGTTCATCTACTGTACAACCTTAATGGTAAACACTGGTTATCAAAATTAGTATATTGGGGgataaattaaagaataaaatgaatgaaagaattaCAGTTAAGCTATACCATTCTTCTCAAATAAAGTCTTCCTAATTTGTTCTGAGCATGGATATGTTTAAACCCTGTGGATACTTAATGCTGCTAATCCAAGGCAGTTCACCACATATATGGCAGGAGCTGAAACTAAGTTTCGGAAGATGCTGATGCCTCATTATTTTCATCAGCAGGTGCTGAAGTGCTGGATGATGCTTCATCAGCAGGTGCCTGAGTGCTGGATGATCCTTCATCAGCAGGTGCTTGAGTGCTGGATGATCCCATCAAAGCAGGGCTTGCTGTTGGTGGACTGTATCTCCTAAGTACTCTATCTTTGTTTTTACTCCACCATTCCTCCGCCTGGTGTTCGTCAAATCTTCTTTTACTGCAAAAAGGTTTGAAGTCATTAATATGCATCGCATTAACTTCAGCAATTTGCCCTTTCGTTTTTTCAAATGTTGGAAACACAGGCTCAGACAAATACGAGCAATACCTTGCCGAACGGAGCTATGTCTGGATTGATCATATATCCAACTCTATGCTCAAACAAAAGCCCAATACATGACAACCATGTCCACgtgacaggaaaaaaaaatgttcaatatAATTTGTAGTTTTGGATGTCTAGCTTACATGGTAGAGACATGCAAACGCAGAGGGTCTAGATGCAAATGAAACATTTGAGAACCAcaaatgcataaatatatacaagcacGAATGTAGGCATGCGGGCAAACACTCACACACTCCatgtaaaagtaaattattatcattattttttttggatgaagTATTTATACCTGAATCTCACTCGGTGGAAAATCTTTGCACCATTTTGACGTAGAATGACAGTAACATAGACACCGGGTTCAAATTGTTCAATAACTTCTTTTTCTCCGTTCCTCATTGTTGAAAGTTCAGATCTTGAGCTAGTATTTGAGCTTTGGTGAGATAGAGCACCGATTGTATTAGAAGTCGATGATCTGTTATTCTCCTGGAGAGTATTTCTCCCACCCACAGACAAGTCCATAACTCTTGCAATATCTATGCTGTCTtgcattcttttttcttgtattttagaagACTCATTGACTGAGGATGTTTTATGAGATGCATATTGTTGGTCTGACTCTAAGCTTATGGGCAGGGAGGAAGATATATCAGATGTTGCAGTTGTGGTTAGAAAAGCTTCAACTTGAGAATgaattgttttaaatgtttcatCGTCAGAAACATATGGAGGCACCCTCTCTATCACTTCGTTTAGCTGAAATCATGAAGTGCAGCATGAGCAGAATGATTTAGTAATAAGTAAATCAATATGGGAGGGAAAATGCAATTATCATCTCATCCATAGTTTTCTGTCACCAATAATGATTCATGCCAGTCAGATTTTACAAATGAACCATGAACAATAACCTGGCCAACTTGCTTACCGCGTATGCAATACCTGTATTTGATAGAttttagatataatatatatacatttgggCCAGAGCATTTGATAGTGTTGAACTGCTAGTTTAGACTATATTACTATTGATTGTTTTCTGGAATTTCATGTTGCaagattgtataaatatcaatCGGTATGTGTTGCGAACACTTCCATTTTTAACGTCTCTGTTCCATAGGGGGAGGGAGCTAATAAGAACACCAATTGTGtatattattaagatattaAGACTACAAAGTTTGGATCTGATTGTATTGAATAATTGTGTGCATCTATAACTTTTCCTTCCtctcctgttttttttttttttttctttttccctttcctttatATACTCCCTGCCTTGTGCTTCACCCCTTTTGGTGCCCTTCAATAATTTTTACTCATTTGTAGCTAGTCAGCAAAACAGATaagctaaaaagaaaaactttgaagattttttattaaatatatttatcaacaaAGAAAAGGATTTCCATATTCACATGTGTCAGAGAACATTGAAcctttttaatgattttttcaaTAGTAGAATTTTCCAGCTGTTGTTAACTACAAAGTGGAAAAGGCAGACAAATCCATGTTTTACTAAATTTTCCAATAATATGCAAACTTCCCATCATATAGGAAATCATGCtcataacttctttttttattacaacTGGGCCACCCTGGAACATACCCATCAATCTGAATGAGAAATGGTATTCAGCAATTAAAATACCTGTTCTGCAATAGACTTGACAATTTCTCTTGCTACCCTACACTTGGAAGCTTCCTCTTTAGCTAATGATGCAGCTTGTTTAGCATTTCTGTGTAAATTCTTAAGTTCCACGTCTTGCGTGTCACACTTTTGCTTCAAATATTTAACCTGAAGTGAAGGAGATTATGAGACAGAATTGTGAAACTATATATGAGGGACAACCTCGCAATTTATACCAATAAAGTAATAGAAGGATGCAAAGAAGAATGTTATAATTGCAAAAGGAACATAATTTGTACTTGGTTTTGCAACTTTGACACTTCTTGATTCAGGAATTCGTTTGTCTTCCTGAGACCATCAATAAGACTCCTAGAAAATGTCGGGGTGGGAGAGCGTGGAGGGCTCGGTTTCCTCAAGTATGGTGAAGCAGGTCTTGAGTTAATAGTGGGATTAGATGATGATGGCATTACAGGCTTTAGAGCATTTTGAAGAGCAACAATCGAACTTGGAAATGCAATATCTTTCAGTTGTAAGAGTGATGGAGCTTGAGAAGCCCGGCCTATAGAAGGAGAATCAGATCTACTCCCAGGCTTTTCTGACTTGATCTCAAGATATTTGACAGGTTCTGAAGTGGGAGATAGCAAAATCCTTGAAGACCTCACCTCTCCCCTATCTAATTTTTCCCTGGAATCTGTAGAACGGTGAGGGGttgtaatttttctactcaCGTTAGATGTGTTACCAGTCTCAGCAGTTTTAAGTTTTGCATAGCAAGCATCGCATACACGATGGGGTTTGCCAGGAGTTGGAGCCAATGCTGCTCTCAATGCTTTTCTGGAACTACAAGCATGGCAATGCACCAGTCCACAATTATAGCAGTTGTGCCTCTTTCTAGTAAAACCAAATGCCTGCCGACAACCAGAACAGACTGATTGGTCTGCTCCAGATACCCATTTATGGATGCATATACTTGAAGTAAaatttgagccacaatatatattctttacaTGCCTATCTTTTAAGGCTTCTACTAGTGTTGGATATTTGCGGTCTTCCTTGTCCCCATGTCCCAATCTTCCATTGGCACCTTTACCCCAAGTGTATACTTCACTTCTAGATGTCAGTACAGCAACGTGATATGCCCCACAAGCTATTTCTTCAACAAATTCACCAACTAGTTTATCTTGTACCAAGCAAGGTACCTTTCCATCAGAGCATGGATTGCCTAGCTGACCATATACAGTGGCACCCATTGTAAACACGTGGCCTGATGTAGTGAGGGCAACCGTCAGTGTGTGTCCACATGCAAGCTGGTGGAAGTTATAGTCAATAAGTGAAGAGACACAGGTGGGGACAAGATAAGCTTCCTTGCTTCCATGGCCCAAACGATGTTTGTCACCATCACCCCAGGTGAACAACTTTTTAGATGAAACATTTGAACCAGACTGGCCCACGACCTCTACAATGGCTGCAGTATGCCATACTCCACATGCAACCTTAGTAGTCTTTAGTCCACTCAATGATTGGACCTCCTTTGGATATGAAACACTCTTGCGATCTCCATGTCCCAAAACACCATATGTACCATCACCAAATGTGAACAATTTTCCATTGGAAGTTGTCAATGCTGAATGCCATGTGCCACATGCAACAGATAAAACCTGAAGTCCTTCTAACGGGCCAGTAACCCTTTTAGGTATCCAATGGCTAACATCTGTGCCATGACCAAGAAGTCCGGCATTATGGGTACCATCACCCCAAGTAAATAAATCACCAGATGTAGATACAGCACATGTATGATACTCTCCGCATgcaacataatctacattagTAACTGCTAGGAACTCAACAAGACGAGGATGACTAAAGTCTTTATCAATCCCATGACCAAGCCTTCCTCCAGATTCCTCCCCCCAGGTAAAAACCTCGCCTTGCCTTGTTACGAGGGCAACATGTCGCACACCACAAGCAATCTGGTGAACATCAAGAACAACATTAGACTCCAAGGACTTAGGAGTCAGCACATCAGTTTTTGAAGGAATTGGGCTCACATAGCCATCAGGTAAAATCCCATCGCACAATACCTCTCCCCATACATAAATATCACCCAACAATTCTATGTCATCTGGTCCAGATCCTCCACTAGAACAACTAGGAGTGCTGGAAACACTAAAGCGGACACCATCTCCAGAACTTGTTCTTAGTTGCATATTTGGATGTACTGAAACCACATCTGAGC encodes the following:
- the LOC121246257 gene encoding PH, RCC1 and FYVE domains-containing protein 1-like isoform X2, whose product is MADPASHGKHERDIEQALIALKKGTQLIKYSRKGKPKFCPFRISTDEATLIWYSHGEERSLTLSSVSRIIPGQRTAVFRRYLRPEKDYLSFSLLYNNGERSLDLICKDKAEAEVWFAGLKALISAGQQHCRRTRSDIPDDGRPSAATLDFTSNIARSRASLEWNSCESPLNSPSSDVVSVHPNMQLRTSSGDGVRFSVSSTPSCSSGGSGPDDIELLGDIYVWGEVLCDGILPDGYVSPIPSKTDVLTPKSLESNVVLDVHQIACGVRHVALVTRQGEVFTWGEESGGRLGHGIDKDFSHPRLVEFLAVTNVDYVACGEYHTCAVSTSGDLFTWGDGTHNAGLLGHGTDVSHWIPKRVTGPLEGLQVLSVACGTWHSALTTSNGKLFTFGDGTYGVLGHGDRKSVSYPKEVQSLSGLKTTKVACGVWHTAAIVEVVGQSGSNVSSKKLFTWGDGDKHRLGHGSKEAYLVPTCVSSLIDYNFHQLACGHTLTVALTTSGHVFTMGATVYGQLGNPCSDGKVPCLVQDKLVGEFVEEIACGAYHVAVLTSRSEVYTWGKGANGRLGHGDKEDRKYPTLVEALKDRHVKNIYCGSNFTSSICIHKWVSGADQSVCSGCRQAFGFTRKRHNCYNCGLVHCHACSSRKALRAALAPTPGKPHRVCDACYAKLKTAETGNTSNVSRKITTPHRSTDSREKLDRGEVRSSRILLSPTSEPVKYLEIKSEKPGSRSDSPSIGRASQAPSLLQLKDIAFPSSIVALQNALKPVMPSSSNPTINSRPASPYLRKPSPPRSPTPTFSRSLIDGLRKTNEFLNQEVSKLQNQVKYLKQKCDTQDVELKNLHRNAKQAASLAKEEASKCRVAREIVKSIAEQLNEVIERVPPYVSDDETFKTIHSQVEAFLTTTATSDISSSLPISLESDQQYASHKTSSVNESSKIQEKRMQDSIDIARVMDLSVGGRNTLQENNRSSTSNTIGALSHQSSNTSSRSELSTMRNGEKEVIEQFEPGVYVTVILRQNGAKIFHRVRFSKRRFDEHQAEEWWSKNKDRVLRRYSPPTASPALMGSSSTQAPADEGSSSTQAPADEASSSTSAPADENNEASASSET
- the LOC121246257 gene encoding PH, RCC1 and FYVE domains-containing protein 1-like isoform X3 → MADPASHGKHERDIEQALIALKKGTQLIKYSRKGKPKFCPFRISTICKDKAEAEVWFAGLKALISAGQQHCRRTRSDIPDLNKNGDFIQDGRPSAATLDFTSNIARSRASLEWNSCESPLNSPSSDVVSVHPNMQLRTSSGDGVRFSVSSTPSCSSGGSGPDDIELLGDIYVWGEVLCDGILPDGYVSPIPSKTDVLTPKSLESNVVLDVHQIACGVRHVALVTRQGEVFTWGEESGGRLGHGIDKDFSHPRLVEFLAVTNVDYVACGEYHTCAVSTSGDLFTWGDGTHNAGLLGHGTDVSHWIPKRVTGPLEGLQVLSVACGTWHSALTTSNGKLFTFGDGTYGVLGHGDRKSVSYPKEVQSLSGLKTTKVACGVWHTAAIVEVVGQSGSNVSSKKLFTWGDGDKHRLGHGSKEAYLVPTCVSSLIDYNFHQLACGHTLTVALTTSGHVFTMGATVYGQLGNPCSDGKVPCLVQDKLVGEFVEEIACGAYHVAVLTSRSEVYTWGKGANGRLGHGDKEDRKYPTLVEALKDRHVKNIYCGSNFTSSICIHKWVSGADQSVCSGCRQAFGFTRKRHNCYNCGLVHCHACSSRKALRAALAPTPGKPHRVCDACYAKLKTAETGNTSNVSRKITTPHRSTDSREKLDRGEVRSSRILLSPTSEPVKYLEIKSEKPGSRSDSPSIGRASQAPSLLQLKDIAFPSSIVALQNALKPVMPSSSNPTINSRPASPYLRKPSPPRSPTPTFSRSLIDGLRKTNEFLNQEVSKLQNQVKYLKQKCDTQDVELKNLHRNAKQAASLAKEEASKCRVAREIVKSIAEQLNEVIERVPPYVSDDETFKTIHSQVEAFLTTTATSDISSSLPISLESDQQYASHKTSSVNESSKIQEKRMQDSIDIARVMDLSVGGRNTLQENNRSSTSNTIGALSHQSSNTSSRSELSTMRNGEKEVIEQFEPGVYVTVILRQNGAKIFHRVRFSKRRFDEHQAEEWWSKNKDRVLRRYSPPTASPALMGSSSTQAPADEGSSSTQAPADEASSSTSAPADENNEASASSET
- the LOC121246257 gene encoding PH, RCC1 and FYVE domains-containing protein 1-like isoform X1, translating into MADPASHGKHERDIEQALIALKKGTQLIKYSRKGKPKFCPFRISTDEATLIWYSHGEERSLTLSSVSRIIPGQRTAVFRRYLRPEKDYLSFSLLYNNGERSLDLICKDKAEAEVWFAGLKALISAGQQHCRRTRSDIPDLNKNGDFIQDGRPSAATLDFTSNIARSRASLEWNSCESPLNSPSSDVVSVHPNMQLRTSSGDGVRFSVSSTPSCSSGGSGPDDIELLGDIYVWGEVLCDGILPDGYVSPIPSKTDVLTPKSLESNVVLDVHQIACGVRHVALVTRQGEVFTWGEESGGRLGHGIDKDFSHPRLVEFLAVTNVDYVACGEYHTCAVSTSGDLFTWGDGTHNAGLLGHGTDVSHWIPKRVTGPLEGLQVLSVACGTWHSALTTSNGKLFTFGDGTYGVLGHGDRKSVSYPKEVQSLSGLKTTKVACGVWHTAAIVEVVGQSGSNVSSKKLFTWGDGDKHRLGHGSKEAYLVPTCVSSLIDYNFHQLACGHTLTVALTTSGHVFTMGATVYGQLGNPCSDGKVPCLVQDKLVGEFVEEIACGAYHVAVLTSRSEVYTWGKGANGRLGHGDKEDRKYPTLVEALKDRHVKNIYCGSNFTSSICIHKWVSGADQSVCSGCRQAFGFTRKRHNCYNCGLVHCHACSSRKALRAALAPTPGKPHRVCDACYAKLKTAETGNTSNVSRKITTPHRSTDSREKLDRGEVRSSRILLSPTSEPVKYLEIKSEKPGSRSDSPSIGRASQAPSLLQLKDIAFPSSIVALQNALKPVMPSSSNPTINSRPASPYLRKPSPPRSPTPTFSRSLIDGLRKTNEFLNQEVSKLQNQVKYLKQKCDTQDVELKNLHRNAKQAASLAKEEASKCRVAREIVKSIAEQLNEVIERVPPYVSDDETFKTIHSQVEAFLTTTATSDISSSLPISLESDQQYASHKTSSVNESSKIQEKRMQDSIDIARVMDLSVGGRNTLQENNRSSTSNTIGALSHQSSNTSSRSELSTMRNGEKEVIEQFEPGVYVTVILRQNGAKIFHRVRFSKRRFDEHQAEEWWSKNKDRVLRRYSPPTASPALMGSSSTQAPADEGSSSTQAPADEASSSTSAPADENNEASASSET